The DNA window AAAACAGGGAAAGGATGAGCTTAAAGCGCTCCAAAACCGGGCAAAGGAAATTTCAAAGGAAATTAATGAACTGGAACCTAAAATTTCAGAGTACATCGAAGCCAGGGATGAGTTCAGGTACAAAGTTGGAAACATTCTAGACTCTGATGTTCCAGTATCTGAAACAGAAGAAGATAACAAGGTCATATCTGAATTTGGAGATATGCCATCCTTCTCATTTGAACCTGCAAATCATGTGGATTTAATTGAAACCATTGATGGTGCAGAATTTAAGCGAGCTGCCGAAGTGTCAGGATCCAGATTTTATTACTTGAAGGAAGATATTGTTTACCTAAACATGGCCCTCTTAAAATTTGCAATGGACACCCTGTCCCAGAAGGGCTACGAAATATTTCAAACACCATTCTTCATCAAACACGATGTTATTAAGGAAACTGCAGAACTTGCAGATTTTGAAGAGACACTCTACAAGATCGAAGGTGAAGATCTCTTCATGATAGCAACCTCTGAACAAACCCTGGCAGCCCTGCACCGTGGTGAAATAATAGATGAAAGAACGTTACCACGCAAATATTGCGGATTATCTACCTGTTTCAGGAGGGAAGCAGGATCCCATGGTAGGGATACCCTTGGAATTTTCAGGGTTCATCAGTTTGAAAAAATTGAACAATTCATATTCTGTGATGCTGAATCTTCGAGGGATCTGCATCAGGAACTGCTTGAAAATGCAGAGCTCATCTACCAGAAACTCGGACTTCCGTACAGAATTGTATCCATTGTTTCGGGTGAGTTGAATGATAATGCTGCTAAAAAATACGACCTTGAAGCATGGTTCCCTGGGTCTTCAACCTACAGAGAACTGGTATCTTGTACCAACTGTGGAGATTATCAGGCCCGTAAATTGAATGCACGCTACGGTATTCATGGTGATTCAGATTCATTGAAAATGTGCCACACTCTAAACAGTACTGCAATAGCAACAGAACGAACTATTTGCTGCATCCTAGAAAACTATCAACAGGAAGATGGTACAATTAAAGTTCCAGAAGTTTTAATCCCATACATGAATGGCAAAACTGTTTTAGGACTTTAATTTTTTTTTAATTTTTTCGAAGTTCGCTGGTGAAACCCAGACATATTAATAATATATCCAATATAAATATTAACCAACTGGTTTTGTGAAACCAGCCAATCGAATATTTATATGATATGAAGACCAAATACCAATAGAATTGATTATGATTTGGAGAAACAGTAGTTTATTACTCTAAAAAAATCATGGAGAGGTGAACCGAATGTACAAAAAAATACTTTTACCAACAGATGGTTCAGAATTTGCAAATAAAGCTGCAGAACACGCAATATGGATTGCTAACGCCAGTGGAGCCGAAATAATTGCATTAAATGTTATAGAAACCTCATCACTCGTTGGATTGCCTGCAGAGGATCTCATAGTCAGAATTAAGGATATGCTCAAGGAAGAAGGAAGACAGGCATTAGAACACATATTTGAAATGGCGAGCAAAGAATCTGTTGAGGAAGGGGAACTGAAAGTAACCCTCAAAACAAAGGAAGGTTCACCCGCAGATGTCATCCTAAAAACAATTGAAAAAGAGGATGTTGATCTGGTAGTAATTGGAACTTCAGGAAAACATGGTTTGGACAGATTCCTGCTGGGAAGTGTCACAGAAAAGGTTGTAAGATCTGCTAAGTGTCCTGTTTTAGCCGTGCATTAAAAAAAAAACTAATTATAAATTTTTTTAGTTTATTGATTTTTTTTATTTAATTTTATTTATGGCTGGTGTATAAAATGCTTGTAAAAGAAATAATGGCAAAGGATATTATCTCGGTTCATGTTCCTGGAAATCGTGCAAACGCCCTTGAAATCATGAGAAAGAAGAAAGTATCTGGATTGCCTGTAGTAAAAAATGGAACTGATCAATTGGTAGGCGTACTAACAAGAACAGATCTTGTTGAAAATCCTGATGAAGAACAGATAGCACTGATAATGACTCGAGACATCATTACTGCATCACCAGATGATAGTGTTAAAACCGTTGCAGAGAAGATGATCAACAACAACATCAGAAGAATACCCATAGTTGAGGAAGGAAGATTAGTAGGACTTGTAACAGCTTCAGATTTAGTTAATAAAGCGCTCTGGAAGATGGAAATTCAGGAACCTGCAGAGGATTACATGATCCAAAACATCCCAACCAGTTGGGAAGGTACTCCTTTAAATGTTGCCTTCGAAATAATGCGATACTACAGACTAAAAGTACTTCTTGGATTGAACAACGACGGTAAACTCACAGGAATACTTACTGAAACAGATTTTATAGAAGAAAGTGAAGTTGTTTCCGAGAGAACTGTGCACAACACTTCTGTAGGTACAGAAGGTGATAAATGGTCTTGGGACAGTAAGAGCGTCCTTTACGTCATTAAGAACCATCTTAAATTCTCTGATAAAAAGATCAAAGATGTTGCAAACACAGACCTTGTTATAGTTACAACGAAAACCTCGGTACAAGAATGTGCAAATAAAATGAGGCAGAGAAACATCGAACAAATTCCTGTTATTGATGTTGAAGGAGACCTTGTAGGACTAGTAAGAGCCGTTGACTTAATAAAAGCCATAAATGATTAAAATGTCAGAAACACCCATAATTAAGATCAAATCCAACCCTGAAACCATTAAAATAATTGCCAAGAAACGGGGTGATGTATCAATTCAAGACATCAACCTCAGATTGATCATGGCCAACCTATGGTGGGAACAAGCTCCTGAACTTGAAACTTTCTTCAATGTCATGGAACTCACCATAAAGAGGGCTTTAAATGAGGTTTATCCCCACGATGTCATGACCATTGATTACACCTACTCTGCAGATGATGACTTGAAGGATGCATCGGAGATAGTTGTTGAGATAACCAACATCAAGGCAGATGATATGGATGTGGACATAGGTGGAAGATTTATAACCATCGGAGGATCAGATTCCAGAGGCTTTTTCAAGAAGTTGACAAGTTTCAGAAGGAAGTTCTCTCAAGATGTTCATAAGGAGATCTGAGATTTTCAAATTATTTTATTTTTAAATAAAAAAAGTTTAATTTAATTTTTTTAATTCTTTTTTAATGATGCTCTATTTCTTAAATGTTCCTTCGTATTTTAGGTAAAACTTCTATTAAAAGCTGTTCTGCATCTTCTTGATCAGCAACCTTCCTTGCCACAAGCTTACCATTTTTAAACACAGTCACATTTCTTCCATCGGATTCTAGCATGGCGATTCCCATTTCAACAGAACATTTCACAGTGCCAATTGTTTCAAGTTCGGCACATGTTTGTTTGATGTTTATGGAGTATGGAAGCTCTGTTTCAAACATTATCTTGTTGGCCTC is part of the Methanobacterium lacus genome and encodes:
- the serS gene encoding serine--tRNA ligase — its product is MLDIKLFRENPDLILESEKKRFRTTENVEKVIEFDLKWRNGLKKLNELRAERNKLSKSFNEARKQGKDELKALQNRAKEISKEINELEPKISEYIEARDEFRYKVGNILDSDVPVSETEEDNKVISEFGDMPSFSFEPANHVDLIETIDGAEFKRAAEVSGSRFYYLKEDIVYLNMALLKFAMDTLSQKGYEIFQTPFFIKHDVIKETAELADFEETLYKIEGEDLFMIATSEQTLAALHRGEIIDERTLPRKYCGLSTCFRREAGSHGRDTLGIFRVHQFEKIEQFIFCDAESSRDLHQELLENAELIYQKLGLPYRIVSIVSGELNDNAAKKYDLEAWFPGSSTYRELVSCTNCGDYQARKLNARYGIHGDSDSLKMCHTLNSTAIATERTICCILENYQQEDGTIKVPEVLIPYMNGKTVLGL
- a CDS encoding universal stress protein — protein: MYKKILLPTDGSEFANKAAEHAIWIANASGAEIIALNVIETSSLVGLPAEDLIVRIKDMLKEEGRQALEHIFEMASKESVEEGELKVTLKTKEGSPADVILKTIEKEDVDLVVIGTSGKHGLDRFLLGSVTEKVVRSAKCPVLAVH
- a CDS encoding CBS domain-containing protein, producing the protein MLVKEIMAKDIISVHVPGNRANALEIMRKKKVSGLPVVKNGTDQLVGVLTRTDLVENPDEEQIALIMTRDIITASPDDSVKTVAEKMINNNIRRIPIVEEGRLVGLVTASDLVNKALWKMEIQEPAEDYMIQNIPTSWEGTPLNVAFEIMRYYRLKVLLGLNNDGKLTGILTETDFIEESEVVSERTVHNTSVGTEGDKWSWDSKSVLYVIKNHLKFSDKKIKDVANTDLVIVTTKTSVQECANKMRQRNIEQIPVIDVEGDLVGLVRAVDLIKAIND